One Desulfovibrio fairfieldensis genomic window carries:
- a CDS encoding NapC/NirT family cytochrome c, with translation MGTPRNGPWLKWLLGGVAVGVVLVGVLAYAMTATDQRPFCASCHIMQEAAVTHKLGTHADRSCNECHAPHNLLAKLPFKAQAGLSDFMGNLSGKDVPYPASVTTRDVVNENCKACHAQTNVNVASMNAKPYCVDCHRNVAHMRHKPISTRTVAYE, from the coding sequence ATGGGAACACCCCGCAATGGACCCTGGCTCAAATGGTTGTTGGGCGGCGTTGCGGTGGGCGTGGTGCTTGTCGGAGTGCTGGCCTATGCCATGACGGCAACGGATCAGCGTCCGTTCTGCGCCAGTTGTCACATCATGCAGGAGGCGGCAGTGACCCACAAGCTGGGTACGCACGCCGACCGTTCCTGTAATGAATGCCACGCCCCGCACAATCTGCTGGCCAAGCTGCCGTTCAAGGCGCAAGCGGGCCTGAGTGACTTCATGGGCAATCTGTCGGGCAAGGACGTGCCGTATCCGGCCAGTGTGACCACGCGCGACGTGGTCAATGAAAACTGCAAGGCCTGTCACGCCCAAACTAACGTCAACGTGGCCAGTATGAACGCCAAGCCTTATTGCGTCGACTGCCACCGCAATGTGGCCCATATGCGCCACAAGCCCATCAGCACAAGGACGGTAGCATATGAATAA
- a CDS encoding ATP-binding protein has translation MAHTFAGRWFRVLWLPVLAGLLWLGLILGLYSRAARVDEEHRLELERIRLSTVARQLLDARNWNAAHGGVYVPESDLGRPNPWLPLHERTLKTADGRTLVLMNPAYMSRQLAERTSWPGISISIIGRRPLRPENQSDTWEGEALIECTEGRQEIFSPPDENGQGRLRLLTVLVAQQSCLRCHADSRVGEVLGGISVSQDAGPYLHNAAKQEGNMRLLYALLGVTGVLAIGGLTLNLTRRRWQAEETSRMKSAFMARLSHDMRTPLTAILGMSDLLQRGDGAAPEKKRALRYLVQAGGALLEMVSDITDHAALEQGTLALHESAFSLRAALSQCLELYRPAAASKGLRLELDVPSPVPDNLYGDAFRLRQALGNLVGNALKFTEQGGVRLEVEAESARTGRLLLRLRVRDSGPGLQPGELERIFESFQRGSHAGCQPGTGLGLNIARTIARRMGGDVRVSSQPGQGSCFTLEVLVRTDWGSARPCPPADADRNAVPESGAAGRGALEGRRILAAEDNPASRYFLEQALRREGARAVVTADGEATLAALGEEEWDVVLLDARMPGPDGLDVLERIRQGRTGAPAGQCVVLYTAALDAEAQERCRRLRPDDILFKPVSFALLRQRLAALPTARGNGATLTQEDTSVPEKNISVGREKTIAGDGRANTDDIELPPWDREAALAAMDGDAAIFAHLLAVLRDDLGNMLDQLVEAVAAGDRKNIRRLAHACKNSAGTMRLMRLHGAAALTEKAEDAALDARAGKLERAMHEALALLEAVDGGSGTETETRTAETGRKA, from the coding sequence ATGGCGCATACCTTTGCCGGGCGCTGGTTCCGGGTCCTCTGGCTGCCTGTCCTGGCCGGTCTGCTCTGGCTGGGTTTGATTCTGGGACTCTACAGCCGCGCCGCGCGCGTGGATGAGGAGCATCGCCTGGAACTGGAACGCATCCGCCTCTCCACTGTGGCCCGGCAACTCTTGGACGCGCGCAACTGGAACGCGGCGCACGGGGGGGTCTATGTGCCGGAGAGCGATCTGGGCAGGCCCAATCCCTGGCTGCCGCTCCATGAGCGGACCCTGAAAACCGCCGACGGGCGGACCCTGGTGTTGATGAATCCCGCCTACATGAGCCGCCAGCTGGCCGAGCGCACTTCCTGGCCGGGCATCAGCATTTCGATTATCGGGCGCAGGCCGCTACGGCCTGAAAATCAATCCGACACCTGGGAAGGCGAGGCCCTCATCGAATGCACGGAGGGCCGCCAGGAAATTTTCAGCCCGCCGGATGAGAACGGGCAGGGCCGCCTGCGTCTGCTCACCGTGCTGGTGGCGCAACAGAGCTGCCTGCGCTGCCACGCGGACAGCAGGGTGGGGGAAGTGCTCGGCGGCATCAGCGTCAGCCAGGATGCCGGGCCGTATCTGCACAACGCCGCGAAGCAGGAAGGCAACATGCGCCTGCTGTATGCCCTGCTGGGGGTGACGGGCGTGCTGGCTATCGGCGGCCTGACCCTCAACCTGACCCGGCGGCGCTGGCAGGCCGAGGAAACCAGCCGCATGAAAAGTGCTTTCATGGCCCGCCTGAGCCATGACATGCGCACGCCGCTCACCGCCATCCTGGGCATGAGCGACTTGCTGCAGCGGGGCGACGGCGCCGCGCCGGAAAAGAAGCGCGCTCTGCGTTACCTGGTTCAGGCGGGTGGAGCGCTTCTGGAAATGGTCAGCGACATCACGGACCACGCGGCCCTGGAACAGGGTACGCTGGCCCTGCATGAGAGTGCCTTCAGCCTGCGGGCCGCGCTTTCGCAATGCCTTGAGCTGTATCGCCCGGCCGCCGCGTCCAAGGGCCTCCGGCTGGAACTGGACGTGCCTTCCCCTGTGCCGGATAATCTTTACGGCGACGCCTTCCGCTTGCGCCAGGCTCTGGGCAATCTTGTCGGCAATGCGCTCAAATTTACCGAGCAGGGCGGCGTGCGGCTGGAGGTGGAAGCGGAAAGCGCGCGCACGGGCCGCCTTCTGCTGCGACTGCGCGTGCGGGACAGCGGGCCGGGCCTGCAGCCGGGAGAACTGGAACGGATTTTCGAGAGTTTTCAGCGCGGTTCGCACGCGGGCTGTCAGCCGGGCACCGGCCTGGGCCTGAACATTGCCCGGACCATAGCCCGGCGCATGGGCGGCGATGTGCGGGTCAGTTCCCAACCGGGGCAGGGCTCGTGCTTTACCTTGGAAGTGCTTGTACGCACGGATTGGGGCAGCGCAAGGCCGTGCCCGCCCGCGGATGCGGACCGAAACGCCGTGCCCGAAAGCGGCGCCGCGGGCAGGGGAGCCTTGGAAGGCCGACGGATTCTGGCCGCCGAGGACAATCCGGCCAGCCGCTATTTCCTGGAACAGGCCTTGCGCCGGGAGGGCGCGCGGGCCGTGGTGACCGCTGACGGCGAAGCCACCCTGGCCGCCCTGGGTGAAGAGGAATGGGACGTGGTGCTGCTGGACGCGCGCATGCCCGGTCCCGACGGCCTGGACGTGCTGGAACGCATCCGGCAGGGCCGGACCGGAGCGCCTGCGGGGCAATGTGTGGTCCTGTACACGGCGGCGCTGGACGCCGAAGCGCAAGAACGCTGCCGCAGGTTGCGGCCCGACGATATATTGTTCAAACCGGTCAGTTTCGCGCTGCTGCGGCAGCGCCTGGCGGCCCTGCCGACAGCGCGGGGCAACGGAGCAACGCTGACGCAGGAAGACACGAGTGTGCCGGAAAAAAACATCTCTGTCGGCCGGGAAAAGACCATTGCCGGAGACGGCCGGGCAAATACGGACGATATTGAATTGCCGCCCTGGGACCGGGAAGCCGCTCTGGCGGCCATGGACGGGGACGCGGCAATCTTTGCGCATTTGCTTGCGGTCTTGCGTGATGATCTGGGGAATATGCTGGACCAACTGGTAGAAGCCGTGGCGGCGGGGGATCGGAAGAACATCCGTCGGCTGGCCCATGCCTGCAAGAATTCGGCGGGCACCATGCGCCTGATGCGCCTGCACGGCGCAGCCGCCCTGACGGAAAAAGCGGAAGACGCGGCACTGGACGCAAGGGCAGGGAAACTGGAACGGGCCATGCATGAGGCCCTGGCGCTGCTGGAGGCCGTTGACGGCGGCAGCGGGACAGAGACGGAAACGCGGACCGCGGAGACAGGGAGGAAGGCATAA
- a CDS encoding sigma-54-dependent transcriptional regulator, giving the protein MARILVVDDEALMRTMVEVVCTRMGHEAVCASSIKEGLALGRQGVDVVLLDAWLPDGNGLEFQREFANLPEEPDIVIITGHGDGDAAEAALRSGAWEFLTKPLQIRDIEQCLRHILAFRQGRKPGPASLKVDSGHILGSGPGMTQALKLLAQAAQSEVNVLILGETGVGKELFAKALFRNSGRAAQPFVTVDCASLPETLVESHLFGHSRGAFTGAERAREGLLLAAHKGTLFLDEVGDLPLVMQGAFLRALELRRFRPVGEVHEVDSDFRLVAATNRDLEGMARTGQFRGDLLYRLQGITIVIPPLRERRDEIPGLARQAVTAFCLRNDLPEKALAEPVLDMLMEYPWPGNVRELIHALERACLAAGEGDLILPGHLPTQMRVAVARHRVSRGREQSPEPVPPPARTLPAAHVEDGRAGTAAIAGGSGDLPSLREWKSRAEEEYVRRVMTVSAGDARRAAGVAGISRGHWYELVKKYHP; this is encoded by the coding sequence ATGGCGCGTATTCTGGTGGTAGATGATGAAGCCCTGATGCGCACCATGGTGGAAGTGGTCTGTACGCGCATGGGGCATGAGGCCGTGTGCGCCTCTTCCATCAAGGAAGGCCTTGCTCTGGGCCGCCAAGGCGTGGACGTGGTGCTGCTGGACGCCTGGCTGCCGGACGGCAACGGCCTGGAATTTCAAAGGGAGTTTGCCAATCTGCCTGAAGAGCCGGACATCGTGATCATCACCGGCCACGGCGACGGCGACGCGGCGGAAGCGGCCTTGCGCTCCGGAGCCTGGGAGTTTCTGACCAAGCCCCTGCAGATCCGCGACATCGAACAATGCCTGCGGCACATTCTGGCGTTCCGCCAGGGCCGCAAGCCGGGCCCGGCCTCCCTCAAAGTGGACAGCGGGCACATTCTGGGCTCCGGACCGGGCATGACCCAGGCCCTCAAACTGCTGGCCCAGGCCGCCCAAAGCGAAGTCAACGTGCTGATTCTGGGCGAAACCGGCGTGGGCAAGGAACTATTCGCCAAAGCCCTGTTCCGCAACAGCGGGCGCGCCGCCCAGCCTTTCGTGACCGTGGACTGTGCCTCCCTGCCGGAAACCCTGGTGGAAAGCCACCTCTTCGGTCACAGCCGGGGGGCCTTCACCGGCGCGGAGCGCGCCCGTGAGGGACTTTTGCTGGCCGCGCACAAGGGCACGCTTTTTCTGGATGAAGTGGGGGACCTGCCCCTGGTCATGCAGGGCGCGTTTCTGCGCGCCCTGGAGCTGCGCCGCTTCCGCCCGGTGGGAGAAGTGCACGAGGTGGACAGCGACTTCCGCCTGGTGGCGGCCACCAACCGTGATCTGGAGGGAATGGCGCGCACCGGCCAGTTCCGGGGCGATCTGCTCTACCGTCTTCAGGGCATTACCATTGTGATCCCGCCGCTGCGCGAGAGGCGCGACGAAATCCCGGGCCTGGCCCGCCAGGCCGTCACCGCCTTCTGCCTGCGCAACGATCTGCCGGAAAAGGCCCTGGCCGAGCCGGTGCTGGACATGTTGATGGAATATCCCTGGCCCGGCAACGTGCGGGAGCTGATCCACGCCCTGGAGCGGGCCTGCCTTGCCGCCGGGGAGGGGGATCTGATCCTGCCCGGGCATCTGCCCACCCAGATGCGGGTGGCCGTGGCCCGGCACCGGGTAAGCCGTGGCCGGGAGCAAAGCCCGGAGCCCGTGCCGCCCCCCGCACGGACGCTGCCCGCGGCCCATGTGGAAGACGGCCGCGCCGGGACAGCCGCAATCGCGGGCGGCAGCGGCGATCTGCCCAGCCTGAGGGAGTGGAAATCCCGCGCCGAAGAGGAATATGTGCGCCGGGTCATGACCGTGAGCGCGGGCGACGCGCGCCGGGCCGCAGGCGTGGCCGGCATCTCGCGCGGGCACTGGTATGAGCTGGTCAAAAAATACCATCCTTGA